The following proteins are encoded in a genomic region of Alnus glutinosa chromosome 8, dhAlnGlut1.1, whole genome shotgun sequence:
- the LOC133875744 gene encoding uncharacterized protein LOC133875744 isoform X1 codes for MVQVCFVLDLRSLSPPFLRDVKQSLLQVANFYAISSSSSFLRKSNSLRDRIGLCYVFKNRFSSSDELKIAYRPRESFNLRDFHHAVNHLPSDAFLPQINDSDSLCHPGDLKLSTMLSDQFLYSWGTGKDIVRKVIVLSSCFPEDVDSIMRKSLADAADKCVSVEFLLFEQKSGHLIDTQQNINNFFRYISDLDNCSFQTYLPDVRVLHGLVKRWKADLEDDAEEPLQARFLFKNNLVGSVNQISCNLYISINKIIDGFSPCQTCSCHGIPLEDAIRNRTEGPSCPATGHDLGKDAVIENSVKVGENIMLFLPSFQSSMKFQKISSPIDFNVVERINLGSLSEGSIMGDSYVVIPSACHEIEAASDDIEQLELNAQLFQGLCSALYSLDQGLVCSSRCNMETMKEAAFHCYYILQPSDNGPMLLRRLAGSEEVSCVPDLNQCIHSSVTEEIQNSIQSSLSLIELKDYDPVVHERGFHQKLNLLVKESLLFGSVHPKFKEVASEPKITQPDSLHEIVQSNSGLDVVLVEEESLQFDLPMGEDKTSAHITEEWEQLVVNEVPKIYSPACLSKPKLDQSVLSPANSNRQLDVKTSRILERLEVPRQLKKRVFSPVTTNSGMMDTCVPRKKPLTPLQSVDATASQLMKPNFHRLKRKHK; via the exons ATGGTCCAGGTGTGTTTCGTGCTGGATCTGCGGAGCTTGTCTCCTCCGTTTCTTAGAGACGTAAAGCAG TCCTTACTACAGGTAGCTAATTTCTACGCCATTTCATCATCGTCCTCTTTTTTGCGTAAATCGAACTCTCTCAGAGATAGGATTGGCTTGTGCTACGTCTTTAAAAACcgattttcttcttctgatgAG CTGAAAATCGCTTACCGTCCCAGAGAAAGCTTCAATCTACGCGATTTCCACCATGCTGTTAACCACTTGCCCTCCGATGCTTTTCTTCCTCAAATCAATGATTCGGACTCTCTCTGTCATCCGGGgg ATCTAAAACTTTCAACTATGTTGAGTGATCAATTTTTATATTCCTGGGGAACTGGTAAGGATATCGTGAGGAAAGTGATAGTTCTGAGCTCATGCTTTCCAGAAGATGTAGACTCTATCATGAGAAAATCTCTCGCG GATGCAGCAGACAAGTGTGTTTCAGTCGAGTTTCTGTTATTTGAGCAAAAATCAGGTCATCTCATTGATACACAGCAAAATATCAACAATTTCTTCAGATATATCTCTGATCTAGATAATTGCTCGTTTCAAACCTATCTCCCAG ATGTCAGAGTGTTGCATGGCCTGGTTAAACGATGGAAAGCGGATCTAGAGGACGATGCGGAAGAACCATTGCAAGCTCGTTTTCTCTTTAAGAACAATCTTGTAGGCTCAGTGAATCAGATCTCCTGCAACTTGTACATATCtatcaataaaataattgaTGGATTCAGTCCCTGCCAG ACATGCAGTTGTCATGGAATTCCGTTAGAAGATGCCATAAGAAACAGGACAGAGGGACCATCTTGTCCAGCCACTGGCCATGATCTTGGAAAAGATGCTGTGATAGAAAATTCGGTGAAGGTTGGAGAAAATATAATGCTCTTTCTGCCGTCATTCCAGAGCTCtatgaaatttcaaaaaatttcttcacCAATTGACTTCAATGTTGTTGAGCGGATTAACTTGGGGTCTCTAAGTGAAG GTAGTATAATGGGGGATTCCTATGTCGTAATTCCATCAGCTTGTCATGAAATAGAAGCTGCTTCAGATGACATAGAACAGTTAGAGTTGAATGCTCAAC TTTTTCAAGGGCTTTGCAGCGCTTTATATTCGCTAGACCAGGGTTTGGTATGCTCCTCCCGTTGTAATATGGAAACCATGAAAGAGGCTGCTTTCCACTGCTATTATATTCTTCAACCTTCAGACAATGGCCCAATGCTTCTCAGG CGTCTTGCGGGATCAGAGGAAGTCTCTTGTGTTCCTGACCTCAATCAATGTATTCATTCTTCGGTGACCGAGGAAATTCAGAACTCCATTCAATCTTCTTTGTCACTG ATTGAACTAAAAGACTATGATCCGGTGGTGCATGAGAGAGGCTTCCATCAAAAACTAAACTTGCTTGTCAAAGAAAGTTTACTATTTGG GTCAGTACATCCTAAATTTAAAGAGGTGGCCTCTGAACCGAAGATAACTCAACCTGACTCTTTACATGAGATCGTACAATCAAATTCTGGATTAGATGTTGTACTTGTGGAAGAGGAATCCCTGCAGTTTGATCTGCCCATGGGAGAAGACAAAACCAGCGCCCATATTACAGAAGAATGGGAGCAGCTGGTTGTTAATGAAGTCCCAAAAATATATTCTCCAGCTTGTCTTTCCAAACCCAAGTTGGATCAATCAGTTCTATCGCCTGCAAATAGTAATAGGCAGCTGGATGTAAAAACTTCAAGGATTTTAGAGAGACTGGAGGTCCCGAGACAGTTAAAAAAGAGAGTATTTTCTCCTGTTACCACAAACAGTGGGATGATGGATACTTGCGTTCCAAGGAAGAAGCCTCTTACCCCACTGCAGTCCGTTGATGCTACTGCAAGCCAGCTAATGAAACCAAATTTCCATAGACTAAAAAGGAAACATAAATGA
- the LOC133875744 gene encoding uncharacterized protein LOC133875744 isoform X4, with the protein MVQVCFVLDLRSLSPPFLRDVKQSLLQVANFYAISSSSSFLRKSNSLRDRIGLCYVFKNRFSSSDELKIAYRPRESFNLRDFHHAVNHLPSDAFLPQINDSDSLCHPGDLKLSTMLSDQFLYSWGTGKDIVRKVIVLSSCFPEDVDSIMRKSLADAADKCVSVEFLLFEQKSGHLIDTQQNINNFFRYISDLDNCSFQTYLPDVRVLHGLVKRWKADLEDDAEEPLQARFLFKNNLVGSVNQISCNLYISINKIIDGFSPCQTCSCHGIPLEDAIRNRTEGPSCPATGHDLGKDAVIENSVKVGENIMLFLPSFQSSMKFQKISSPIDFNVVERINLGSLSEGSIMGDSYVVIPSACHEIEAASDDIEQLELNAQLFQGLCSALYSLDQGLVCSSRCNMETMKEAAFHCYYILQPSDNGPMLLRRLAGSEEVSCVPDLNQCIHSSVTEEIQNSIQSSLSLIELKDYDPVVHERGFHQKLNLLVKESLLFGKISQLLYGLQKSED; encoded by the exons ATGGTCCAGGTGTGTTTCGTGCTGGATCTGCGGAGCTTGTCTCCTCCGTTTCTTAGAGACGTAAAGCAG TCCTTACTACAGGTAGCTAATTTCTACGCCATTTCATCATCGTCCTCTTTTTTGCGTAAATCGAACTCTCTCAGAGATAGGATTGGCTTGTGCTACGTCTTTAAAAACcgattttcttcttctgatgAG CTGAAAATCGCTTACCGTCCCAGAGAAAGCTTCAATCTACGCGATTTCCACCATGCTGTTAACCACTTGCCCTCCGATGCTTTTCTTCCTCAAATCAATGATTCGGACTCTCTCTGTCATCCGGGgg ATCTAAAACTTTCAACTATGTTGAGTGATCAATTTTTATATTCCTGGGGAACTGGTAAGGATATCGTGAGGAAAGTGATAGTTCTGAGCTCATGCTTTCCAGAAGATGTAGACTCTATCATGAGAAAATCTCTCGCG GATGCAGCAGACAAGTGTGTTTCAGTCGAGTTTCTGTTATTTGAGCAAAAATCAGGTCATCTCATTGATACACAGCAAAATATCAACAATTTCTTCAGATATATCTCTGATCTAGATAATTGCTCGTTTCAAACCTATCTCCCAG ATGTCAGAGTGTTGCATGGCCTGGTTAAACGATGGAAAGCGGATCTAGAGGACGATGCGGAAGAACCATTGCAAGCTCGTTTTCTCTTTAAGAACAATCTTGTAGGCTCAGTGAATCAGATCTCCTGCAACTTGTACATATCtatcaataaaataattgaTGGATTCAGTCCCTGCCAG ACATGCAGTTGTCATGGAATTCCGTTAGAAGATGCCATAAGAAACAGGACAGAGGGACCATCTTGTCCAGCCACTGGCCATGATCTTGGAAAAGATGCTGTGATAGAAAATTCGGTGAAGGTTGGAGAAAATATAATGCTCTTTCTGCCGTCATTCCAGAGCTCtatgaaatttcaaaaaatttcttcacCAATTGACTTCAATGTTGTTGAGCGGATTAACTTGGGGTCTCTAAGTGAAG GTAGTATAATGGGGGATTCCTATGTCGTAATTCCATCAGCTTGTCATGAAATAGAAGCTGCTTCAGATGACATAGAACAGTTAGAGTTGAATGCTCAAC TTTTTCAAGGGCTTTGCAGCGCTTTATATTCGCTAGACCAGGGTTTGGTATGCTCCTCCCGTTGTAATATGGAAACCATGAAAGAGGCTGCTTTCCACTGCTATTATATTCTTCAACCTTCAGACAATGGCCCAATGCTTCTCAGG CGTCTTGCGGGATCAGAGGAAGTCTCTTGTGTTCCTGACCTCAATCAATGTATTCATTCTTCGGTGACCGAGGAAATTCAGAACTCCATTCAATCTTCTTTGTCACTG ATTGAACTAAAAGACTATGATCCGGTGGTGCATGAGAGAGGCTTCCATCAAAAACTAAACTTGCTTGTCAAAGAAAGTTTACTATTTGG TAAAATTAGCCAATTACTCTACGGCTTACAAAAGTCTGAAGACTGA
- the LOC133875744 gene encoding uncharacterized protein LOC133875744 isoform X3: MRESFNLRDFHHAVNHLPSDAFLPQINDSDSLCHPGDLKLSTMLSDQFLYSWGTGKDIVRKVIVLSSCFPEDVDSIMRKSLADAADKCVSVEFLLFEQKSGHLIDTQQNINNFFRYISDLDNCSFQTYLPDVRVLHGLVKRWKADLEDDAEEPLQARFLFKNNLVGSVNQISCNLYISINKIIDGFSPCQTCSCHGIPLEDAIRNRTEGPSCPATGHDLGKDAVIENSVKVGENIMLFLPSFQSSMKFQKISSPIDFNVVERINLGSLSEGSIMGDSYVVIPSACHEIEAASDDIEQLELNAQLFQGLCSALYSLDQGLVCSSRCNMETMKEAAFHCYYILQPSDNGPMLLRRLAGSEEVSCVPDLNQCIHSSVTEEIQNSIQSSLSLIELKDYDPVVHERGFHQKLNLLVKESLLFGSVHPKFKEVASEPKITQPDSLHEIVQSNSGLDVVLVEEESLQFDLPMGEDKTSAHITEEWEQLVVNEVPKIYSPACLSKPKLDQSVLSPANSNRQLDVKTSRILERLEVPRQLKKRVFSPVTTNSGMMDTCVPRKKPLTPLQSVDATASQLMKPNFHRLKRKHK, from the exons atgAG AGAAAGCTTCAATCTACGCGATTTCCACCATGCTGTTAACCACTTGCCCTCCGATGCTTTTCTTCCTCAAATCAATGATTCGGACTCTCTCTGTCATCCGGGgg ATCTAAAACTTTCAACTATGTTGAGTGATCAATTTTTATATTCCTGGGGAACTGGTAAGGATATCGTGAGGAAAGTGATAGTTCTGAGCTCATGCTTTCCAGAAGATGTAGACTCTATCATGAGAAAATCTCTCGCG GATGCAGCAGACAAGTGTGTTTCAGTCGAGTTTCTGTTATTTGAGCAAAAATCAGGTCATCTCATTGATACACAGCAAAATATCAACAATTTCTTCAGATATATCTCTGATCTAGATAATTGCTCGTTTCAAACCTATCTCCCAG ATGTCAGAGTGTTGCATGGCCTGGTTAAACGATGGAAAGCGGATCTAGAGGACGATGCGGAAGAACCATTGCAAGCTCGTTTTCTCTTTAAGAACAATCTTGTAGGCTCAGTGAATCAGATCTCCTGCAACTTGTACATATCtatcaataaaataattgaTGGATTCAGTCCCTGCCAG ACATGCAGTTGTCATGGAATTCCGTTAGAAGATGCCATAAGAAACAGGACAGAGGGACCATCTTGTCCAGCCACTGGCCATGATCTTGGAAAAGATGCTGTGATAGAAAATTCGGTGAAGGTTGGAGAAAATATAATGCTCTTTCTGCCGTCATTCCAGAGCTCtatgaaatttcaaaaaatttcttcacCAATTGACTTCAATGTTGTTGAGCGGATTAACTTGGGGTCTCTAAGTGAAG GTAGTATAATGGGGGATTCCTATGTCGTAATTCCATCAGCTTGTCATGAAATAGAAGCTGCTTCAGATGACATAGAACAGTTAGAGTTGAATGCTCAAC TTTTTCAAGGGCTTTGCAGCGCTTTATATTCGCTAGACCAGGGTTTGGTATGCTCCTCCCGTTGTAATATGGAAACCATGAAAGAGGCTGCTTTCCACTGCTATTATATTCTTCAACCTTCAGACAATGGCCCAATGCTTCTCAGG CGTCTTGCGGGATCAGAGGAAGTCTCTTGTGTTCCTGACCTCAATCAATGTATTCATTCTTCGGTGACCGAGGAAATTCAGAACTCCATTCAATCTTCTTTGTCACTG ATTGAACTAAAAGACTATGATCCGGTGGTGCATGAGAGAGGCTTCCATCAAAAACTAAACTTGCTTGTCAAAGAAAGTTTACTATTTGG GTCAGTACATCCTAAATTTAAAGAGGTGGCCTCTGAACCGAAGATAACTCAACCTGACTCTTTACATGAGATCGTACAATCAAATTCTGGATTAGATGTTGTACTTGTGGAAGAGGAATCCCTGCAGTTTGATCTGCCCATGGGAGAAGACAAAACCAGCGCCCATATTACAGAAGAATGGGAGCAGCTGGTTGTTAATGAAGTCCCAAAAATATATTCTCCAGCTTGTCTTTCCAAACCCAAGTTGGATCAATCAGTTCTATCGCCTGCAAATAGTAATAGGCAGCTGGATGTAAAAACTTCAAGGATTTTAGAGAGACTGGAGGTCCCGAGACAGTTAAAAAAGAGAGTATTTTCTCCTGTTACCACAAACAGTGGGATGATGGATACTTGCGTTCCAAGGAAGAAGCCTCTTACCCCACTGCAGTCCGTTGATGCTACTGCAAGCCAGCTAATGAAACCAAATTTCCATAGACTAAAAAGGAAACATAAATGA
- the LOC133875744 gene encoding uncharacterized protein LOC133875744 isoform X2: protein MVQVCFVLDLRSLSPPFLRDVKQSLLQVANFYAISSSSSFLRKSNSLRDRIGLCYVFKNRFSSSDELKIAYRPRESFNLRDFHHAVNHLPSDAFLPQINDSDSLCHPGDLKLSTMLSDQFLYSWGTGKDIVRKVIVLSSCFPEDVDSIMRKSLADAADKCVSVEFLLFEQKSDVRVLHGLVKRWKADLEDDAEEPLQARFLFKNNLVGSVNQISCNLYISINKIIDGFSPCQTCSCHGIPLEDAIRNRTEGPSCPATGHDLGKDAVIENSVKVGENIMLFLPSFQSSMKFQKISSPIDFNVVERINLGSLSEGSIMGDSYVVIPSACHEIEAASDDIEQLELNAQLFQGLCSALYSLDQGLVCSSRCNMETMKEAAFHCYYILQPSDNGPMLLRRLAGSEEVSCVPDLNQCIHSSVTEEIQNSIQSSLSLIELKDYDPVVHERGFHQKLNLLVKESLLFGSVHPKFKEVASEPKITQPDSLHEIVQSNSGLDVVLVEEESLQFDLPMGEDKTSAHITEEWEQLVVNEVPKIYSPACLSKPKLDQSVLSPANSNRQLDVKTSRILERLEVPRQLKKRVFSPVTTNSGMMDTCVPRKKPLTPLQSVDATASQLMKPNFHRLKRKHK from the exons ATGGTCCAGGTGTGTTTCGTGCTGGATCTGCGGAGCTTGTCTCCTCCGTTTCTTAGAGACGTAAAGCAG TCCTTACTACAGGTAGCTAATTTCTACGCCATTTCATCATCGTCCTCTTTTTTGCGTAAATCGAACTCTCTCAGAGATAGGATTGGCTTGTGCTACGTCTTTAAAAACcgattttcttcttctgatgAG CTGAAAATCGCTTACCGTCCCAGAGAAAGCTTCAATCTACGCGATTTCCACCATGCTGTTAACCACTTGCCCTCCGATGCTTTTCTTCCTCAAATCAATGATTCGGACTCTCTCTGTCATCCGGGgg ATCTAAAACTTTCAACTATGTTGAGTGATCAATTTTTATATTCCTGGGGAACTGGTAAGGATATCGTGAGGAAAGTGATAGTTCTGAGCTCATGCTTTCCAGAAGATGTAGACTCTATCATGAGAAAATCTCTCGCG GATGCAGCAGACAAGTGTGTTTCAGTCGAGTTTCTGTTATTTGAGCAAAAATCAG ATGTCAGAGTGTTGCATGGCCTGGTTAAACGATGGAAAGCGGATCTAGAGGACGATGCGGAAGAACCATTGCAAGCTCGTTTTCTCTTTAAGAACAATCTTGTAGGCTCAGTGAATCAGATCTCCTGCAACTTGTACATATCtatcaataaaataattgaTGGATTCAGTCCCTGCCAG ACATGCAGTTGTCATGGAATTCCGTTAGAAGATGCCATAAGAAACAGGACAGAGGGACCATCTTGTCCAGCCACTGGCCATGATCTTGGAAAAGATGCTGTGATAGAAAATTCGGTGAAGGTTGGAGAAAATATAATGCTCTTTCTGCCGTCATTCCAGAGCTCtatgaaatttcaaaaaatttcttcacCAATTGACTTCAATGTTGTTGAGCGGATTAACTTGGGGTCTCTAAGTGAAG GTAGTATAATGGGGGATTCCTATGTCGTAATTCCATCAGCTTGTCATGAAATAGAAGCTGCTTCAGATGACATAGAACAGTTAGAGTTGAATGCTCAAC TTTTTCAAGGGCTTTGCAGCGCTTTATATTCGCTAGACCAGGGTTTGGTATGCTCCTCCCGTTGTAATATGGAAACCATGAAAGAGGCTGCTTTCCACTGCTATTATATTCTTCAACCTTCAGACAATGGCCCAATGCTTCTCAGG CGTCTTGCGGGATCAGAGGAAGTCTCTTGTGTTCCTGACCTCAATCAATGTATTCATTCTTCGGTGACCGAGGAAATTCAGAACTCCATTCAATCTTCTTTGTCACTG ATTGAACTAAAAGACTATGATCCGGTGGTGCATGAGAGAGGCTTCCATCAAAAACTAAACTTGCTTGTCAAAGAAAGTTTACTATTTGG GTCAGTACATCCTAAATTTAAAGAGGTGGCCTCTGAACCGAAGATAACTCAACCTGACTCTTTACATGAGATCGTACAATCAAATTCTGGATTAGATGTTGTACTTGTGGAAGAGGAATCCCTGCAGTTTGATCTGCCCATGGGAGAAGACAAAACCAGCGCCCATATTACAGAAGAATGGGAGCAGCTGGTTGTTAATGAAGTCCCAAAAATATATTCTCCAGCTTGTCTTTCCAAACCCAAGTTGGATCAATCAGTTCTATCGCCTGCAAATAGTAATAGGCAGCTGGATGTAAAAACTTCAAGGATTTTAGAGAGACTGGAGGTCCCGAGACAGTTAAAAAAGAGAGTATTTTCTCCTGTTACCACAAACAGTGGGATGATGGATACTTGCGTTCCAAGGAAGAAGCCTCTTACCCCACTGCAGTCCGTTGATGCTACTGCAAGCCAGCTAATGAAACCAAATTTCCATAGACTAAAAAGGAAACATAAATGA